A DNA window from Synergistaceae bacterium contains the following coding sequences:
- the rplL gene encoding 50S ribosomal protein L7/L12, whose amino-acid sequence MTKEEIIQAIESMSVLELSELVKALEEKFGVSASAAPVMMAAMPGAGAAAAPAEEKTEFDVVYKAPGANKIAVIKAVREITSLGLKEAKELVDNPPKNVKEGVSKEEAEEIRKKLAEAGAEVEVK is encoded by the coding sequence ATGACCAAAGAAGAAATCATCCAGGCTATCGAATCAATGTCAGTGCTTGAGCTTTCAGAACTCGTGAAGGCTCTTGAGGAGAAATTCGGCGTATCAGCGTCAGCGGCTCCCGTTATGATGGCGGCCATGCCCGGAGCAGGAGCAGCAGCAGCACCCGCAGAGGAGAAGACAGAGTTTGATGTCGTCTACAAAGCACCCGGCGCGAACAAAATCGCAGTCATCAAAGCAGTGCGCGAGATTACATCACTCGGCCTGAAGGAAGCAAAAGAACTCGTTGACAACCCGCCCAAGAACGTCAAAGAAGGCGTGTCAAAGGAAGAGGCTGAAGAGATCCGCAAGAAGCTCGCTGAGGCCGGCGCAGAAGTCGAAGTGAAGTAA
- a CDS encoding 50S ribosomal protein L10: MPAEVKYSLVDGLKEKLSRTKAVFVAEYRGMTVAQSTELRHKVREAGGELKVAKNTLFAIAMKEAGLSELPEEMTKGPNIYALCYDDPVAVAKVLKDYANDKTQKAFILKGGQLENQQLNLAQVMALADLPSKEALRGQVVRTIAAPISGFVNVLAGTIRNFVTCLDQIRAKKEETAA; the protein is encoded by the coding sequence ATGCCGGCAGAAGTGAAATACAGTCTTGTTGACGGGCTGAAGGAAAAATTATCGCGGACCAAGGCTGTTTTTGTCGCCGAATATCGCGGGATGACAGTCGCGCAGAGTACAGAGCTTAGGCACAAGGTGCGCGAGGCAGGCGGAGAGCTTAAAGTCGCAAAAAATACCCTTTTCGCAATCGCCATGAAAGAAGCGGGACTCTCTGAGCTTCCCGAAGAAATGACCAAAGGCCCGAACATTTACGCGCTCTGCTATGATGACCCCGTAGCCGTCGCAAAAGTCCTCAAGGATTACGCGAACGACAAAACGCAGAAGGCATTTATCCTCAAGGGAGGCCAGCTCGAAAATCAGCAGCTTAACTTGGCACAGGTGATGGCACTTGCGGATCTTCCGTCAAAAGAAGCTCTCCGCGGTCAGGTCGTCAGGACAATCGCCGCGCCTATTTCGGGGTTCGTCAACGTTCTTGCGGGTACGATCAGGAATTTCGTTACATGCCTCGATCAGATTCGCGCAAAGAAGGAAGAAACAGCAGCATAA
- a CDS encoding 50S ribosomal protein L1: protein MKRSKRYREAAAKIEEGKLYGLREAVELFKQISTAKFNESIEVHVRLGIDPKHADQQVRSTVSLPHGTGVTKRVLVITQGEKIKEAQDAGADIVGGDDIVQQIQGGFMDFDAVIATPDMMKSVGRLGKVLGPRGLMPSAKTGTVTFELSAAVKEIKAGRVEFRADKTGIIHNAAGKRDFSVDDLYDNVKALLQAIYKARPAAVKGTYVRSIAIASTMGPGIAVDPALAQKELAL, encoded by the coding sequence ATGAAGAGAAGCAAGCGTTACAGGGAAGCAGCCGCAAAAATCGAGGAGGGGAAATTATACGGACTCCGCGAGGCTGTCGAGCTGTTCAAGCAGATTTCAACAGCGAAATTCAACGAGAGCATAGAAGTTCACGTAAGGTTAGGGATTGACCCGAAACACGCGGATCAGCAGGTAAGAAGCACGGTCTCACTTCCTCACGGTACAGGCGTAACAAAAAGAGTCCTCGTAATCACTCAGGGCGAGAAAATCAAAGAGGCTCAGGACGCAGGAGCGGATATAGTCGGCGGAGATGACATCGTTCAGCAGATTCAGGGCGGATTCATGGACTTTGACGCGGTAATAGCGACTCCCGACATGATGAAGTCTGTTGGTCGTCTCGGTAAAGTCTTAGGCCCTCGCGGACTCATGCCCAGCGCGAAAACTGGCACGGTAACATTTGAGCTTTCAGCCGCCGTTAAAGAGATCAAAGCTGGGCGCGTTGAGTTCAGAGCCGACAAGACCGGAATCATTCACAACGCCGCCGGAAAACGTGATTTCAGCGTTGATGACCTTTACGACAATGTGAAAGCGTTGCTGCAGGCAATATACAAAGCAAGACCCGCCGCAGTCAAAGGAACTTACGTAAGAAGCATCGCAATAGCTTCAACGATGGGACCGGGAATCGCTGTTGACCCTGCATTAGCGCAGAAGGAATTAGCCCTATAG
- the rplK gene encoding 50S ribosomal protein L11, with amino-acid sequence MAKKVVGQVKLQLPAGKATPAPPVGPALGQHGVNIMEFCKQFNAKTQDQAGLVIPAVITVYADRSFTFELKTPPAAVLLKKAAGIESGSGVPNKTKVGKLARAKVKEIAELKMKDLNANDVEAAMRMIEGTARSMGLEITD; translated from the coding sequence ATGGCTAAGAAAGTAGTAGGGCAGGTAAAATTGCAGTTACCCGCCGGAAAAGCAACGCCCGCGCCCCCTGTAGGCCCCGCGTTAGGCCAGCACGGCGTGAATATTATGGAGTTCTGCAAGCAGTTCAACGCAAAGACACAGGATCAGGCCGGACTTGTTATCCCGGCAGTAATCACGGTGTATGCTGACAGGAGCTTCACATTTGAGCTGAAGACTCCCCCGGCGGCTGTACTGCTGAAGAAAGCGGCAGGGATTGAGTCAGGCTCAGGAGTCCCGAACAAGACGAAAGTCGGAAAATTAGCCCGCGCAAAGGTGAAGGAAATCGCCGAGCTGAAGATGAAAGACCTTAACGCAAACGACGTTGAAGCCGCTATGAGGATGATAGAAGGCACAGCGCGCTCAATGGGTCTGGAAATCACCGACTAG
- the nusG gene encoding transcription termination/antitermination factor NusG has protein sequence MPGERKWYVVQTYASYEKRVKDDLTQRIKAMKMQDKIFSVLIPTETNIVVKDGKSREVTRKLYPGYVMIEMVLDEQSWYTVRHTPGVTGFIGAGTHPMPLSQEEVDRIMSGMKKADENPRVEMDLKVGDTVRVVAEGDMKGFTGPVVEINAKKGRVKFKSDMLGGSVLETDYKALEKI, from the coding sequence ATGCCGGGCGAACGAAAATGGTATGTCGTTCAGACGTACGCCAGCTATGAGAAGCGCGTGAAGGACGACCTCACTCAGCGCATAAAGGCCATGAAGATGCAGGACAAAATCTTCAGCGTTCTTATACCGACAGAGACAAACATTGTCGTGAAGGACGGAAAAAGCCGCGAAGTTACCCGCAAACTTTATCCCGGATATGTGATGATTGAGATGGTTCTCGATGAGCAGTCATGGTACACAGTCAGGCACACGCCCGGAGTAACAGGTTTTATCGGCGCGGGAACTCACCCTATGCCGCTGTCGCAGGAAGAAGTTGACCGCATTATGTCCGGCATGAAGAAGGCTGACGAGAATCCCAGAGTCGAAATGGATCTCAAAGTCGGCGACACTGTGAGGGTAGTTGCGGAAGGCGACATGAAAGGATTCACCGGCCCTGTAGTTGAAATAAACGCGAAAAAAGGCCGTGTGAAATTCAAGAGCGACATGCTCGGCGGCTCAGTGCTTGAGACGGATTACAAAGCCTTAGAGAAAATATAA